A window from Canis lupus familiaris isolate Mischka breed German Shepherd chromosome 18, alternate assembly UU_Cfam_GSD_1.0, whole genome shotgun sequence encodes these proteins:
- the LOC111090986 gene encoding uncharacterized protein LOC111090986 isoform X1: protein MGSCDVGLENLKSRGQPSTCKPSDGFNLLQESSTQAGVPAGSGGAALGVHGQRLGLALLAGTISFTAWTFLAHPLGRQQGGPFVSGVTVAGGKLVAGCLWAFHSPCVPGSTGHCCPALGVTPPCLALPPTAGVLEKPRLPGEGGGGAALPSRHHATQGVPDCSWPPTPSPFFPLLFVQDLLIWEQGRFMWHWASPGLPAPPMAGDFLFIWRWEPGASEQDGRRDLVVSQNLGDSAFSGVLWPCSFDILSGSHNKGEARGSGKVMLLARALNGEGFSGTAAERRPLSQEDYCLSVGGLACDPGLLRMTLSTAAVSGFGGVGCRHVPPHSTAASSLPALSSGASHGGAATGYSGQKLRGTEAPGGLEPRSRGAWGARTGGGSLEAGQPDGLRLQVHAGQRMQLFPFLPCMPMGSTGLAHFYFFEDKWDLKPMIKILCACFWSVG, encoded by the coding sequence ATGGGATCATGTGATGTGGGGCTGGAAAATCTGAAGTCCAGAGGGCAGCCCAGCACCTGCAAACCCTCAGATGGTTTCAACCTTCTTCAAGAGTCCAGCACCCAGGCAGGTGTTCCTGCTGGCTCCGGAGGGGCAGCGTTGGGTGTGCACGGGCAGAGGCTTGGCTTAGCTCTGCTGGCGGGCACGATCTCCTTCACGGCCTGGACTTTCCTGGCTCACCCACTCGGGAGGCAGCAGGGTGGACCCTTTGTTAGTGGTGTCACTGTTGCTGGTGGGAAGCTGGTGGCCGGATGCCTGTGGGCATTCCACTCACCCTGCGTGCCAGGCTCCACTGGCCACTGCTGCCCGGCTCTGGGTGTGACCCCACCCTGTCTTGCTCTTCCTCCCACGGCAGGGGTTCTGGAAAAGCCCCGGCTGccaggggagggtggaggaggggctgcCCTGCCAAGCAGGCACCATGCCACTCAAGGTGTGCCAGACTGCagctggccccccacccccagtcctttcttccctctcctttttgtTCAAGACCTTTTGATTTGGGAACAAGGCCGCTTTATGTGGCACTGGGCCTCGccaggcctccctgccccacccatgGCTGGGGATTTCCTTTTCATCTGGCGCTGGGAGCCCGGGGCCTCGGAGCAAGACGGCAGGAGGGACTTGGTGGTGTCACaaaacctgggtgactcagctttCAGTGGGGTATTGTGGCCTTGCAGCTTTGATATTTTAAGTGGGAGTCACAACAAAGGGGAGGCCAGGGGCAGTGGGAAGGTGATGCTCCTTGCGAGGGCTCTTAATGGCGAGGGCTTCTCAGGCACAGCCGCTGAAAGGAGGCCTCTCTCCCAGGAGGACTATTGCCTTTCGGTGGGAGGACTGGCCTGTGACCCCGGTCTCTTAAGGATGACATTGAGCACGGCTGCTGTCTCAGGGTTTGGGGGGGTCGGCTGCCGGCACGTTCCCCCCCACTCCACCGCAGCTAGCTCCTTACCTGCCCTCAGTTCTGGAGCTTCCCACGGGGGTGCAGCCACAGGCTACTCTGGCCAGAAGCTTCGAGGCACAGAGGCACCTGGAGGCCTCGAGCCCAGGTCCAGGGGAGCTTGGGGAGCCCGAACAGGAGGAGGAAGCCTGGAGGCAGGCCAGCCAGATGGACTCAGGCTGCAGGTGCACGCAGGACAGAGAATGCAGCTCTTTCCGTTTCTGCCCTGCATGCCTATGGGCAGCACGGGGCTcgcacatttttatttctttgaagataaATGGGACCTGAAGCCAATGATTAAGATTCTGTGTGCCTGCTTCTGGTCTGTAGGGTAG